In the genome of Falco naumanni isolate bFalNau1 chromosome 5, bFalNau1.pat, whole genome shotgun sequence, the window GGGATCTGGGATAAACCTTGTCCAGCCAGGAGAGTGTTTCTTCATCTGAGATATGTTTATACAAATTGAGATATTTTATGATGCATAATTgagtgattttttgttttctttagcaaCTTAGCTCACCTACCAGACTTTATCACCAGTTGAAGATGGATTATGTGCCATGtgaatacatttctttctgtgtaacaaTATCTCCATCGCTAGCTGTTGGAGTATCTCCTTGGCTGTTAGTTCAGGATTAAGTTCTCAAAATCCCTACCTGCAGTTTTACAGCATAGAGGGAATGGAATCCTCTCACCAGTTTCACACACATCTTAGTTATAAAACTAACTGAAGTCATAGAATGGAATTCCTGTGGGATCatagaagggggaaaaaaattaatctaacaATATTTATGTTGCTCCATGAACCGTATGTACTGTAATCTGAAATTTGTTACTTGGATGTTTTTTTTAGTAGGTATTTTAGTGTCATTGCATTGATGCTAAACTGCTGAAATAGCCCAGCAAATTGCTAATACTGTGGGGAACGTCTGGGTGTTAATGGTGGATTGCAGCATGAGGGTTGCCGTGTGTGGCATGTCAAGCTGGGGCAACAGTGGGGTGTGTACCCACGTGTGGAAGGACTGGGGGTCATGCACGGTAAGGGTCTGTTGTCCACTGCCTCAGGTAGCGTACAGGACTGAACTGCTTGGGGAAGAGGAGATGCCTTGCTGCGTTGCTGCAACTGATTTGTAGGGCATGGCAGAGATCTGTAGTGGCTAGATCGTGCCCCTGTTCTTGGGAATGGGAGAAGATGGTGATAGGACTAGGAGCTGTGACAAAGCTAAATATTTGGGCTGGATTGAAAAGTTTGTTCCAAGTACTCATTTCTCTGTCAATCTCTCTTGCAGGCTACGATTGCAGCCAGTAGACAAGCCAGCTCCCCCAACACCAGCACCCCGCAACAGACCACCACCACTCAGGCCTCTGTAAGTAACTGCTCCCTCACACGTCAAagcctccttcccaccccttcccgttcttctttttcctctttgtctttTAGGAAGGCAGTCAGCCAGGGAAACACAGCTTCTAAGAATGCTGGGAACCCACAAGATGCAGACAACTTTGAGGATTTGGGGTGCTATCATTATTGGTGGGGGTTGAGGAGACCAGAGGAGGTTTCTGAGAGGGAGAGGCCTCTTAGCTGGAAAGGTAGACACTGATCTCTCTTTGACGCTTTGGGGCTATGTTGTCATGGACTAGAAAAGCATCAGAACTTCTAAGAAGGAGTCGTGAGCAGCCTGAAAgggaatgctttttttcttcttgggcAGAGTAGTATTTGGTTGAACGAGAGTAAGTCAGTTTTGTAGTATTCAGGAACTGGGATTTGTTCAGAGAGATGAGTTGGTAGGGTAGAGATTActttgtgggcttttttcctttgcttgagAAAATGACGTATTTCTTTTGGATCTTTTATTGCAGTTGCATGCTAACGGTGATATTCAAGCTCAGCATACAAATGACGTTAGCATCCAGGGCTTTGGCTAGTTTACATTGCTTAGCCTCTAAGacaagaacttttttcttcttggttcCCTGTGggatacaggaaaaaaactgtaaaatgttCTGGCTGGATCCCAGGAAGTGAATGTGTActtatttcctttcctccatcTCTTCATATGTGACTTTGggcttttctctgtttttaagaTCAACCTAGCCACCACATCAGCTGCTCAGCTGATCAGTCGGTCACAGAGCGTGAGTTCCCCCAGTGCCACAACCCTAACGCAGTCTGTGCTTCTTGGGAATACCACCTCACCGCCTCTAAACCAGTCACAGGCCCAGATGTATCTCCGGGTAAGAGATGTGTACACAAAATGTGTCCTGAGCATGAACCCCACTGCCTAGCcgttccagtgtttcactgcTTGGGATTACCAACACATTTGGACTAACTCTAGCTTTAAGGATGatgcactgtattttaaattcagatgGGGAGGCTCCTGTCCGTGAACCTGCGAGTTTGGCTCTGTGCTAAGCTTTTTGAGGGTAGATGAGCTTTGTATTACGTGGCTCATGTGAGATTGTTAGGAACTGTGTTTGTCTCTGCTCTGCATAGATGTTAAAGATCCCATGGCACTTCTCACTAGAgtgtaaatatgaaaaatatgtcCTAGACTTGAATATAgctcacagaaataaaactactCTTCTGGTTCAATGCTGGAACAGATATATGGTAAATTACTTTCTTCTACCACTGCTGAGCTTAGGGATGTAAATCAGAATTCAAGTAAGTCTAGAAACATAAGTCAACATGAACAAATATGTCatccttttaattgctttgaagTGCTGCTAAATAGAAAACATTAGTCTTGACTATATTGTCAGTCTGGGGCTTGGTTACctacttgaaaaacattttgtgtgtCTCAGTTGACTTTAGATACAGATTGTAAtccctttatttttaagtaacCCTGGTCTTGGACGTATGTTTTTTATCGCTGTTTCTCAACCACTCCCAGATATACATCTGAAAATTCAGTGATACCCCAGGCTTTTAGCCAGCCTTGGGCAGTCTGTGATAGTTGGCCCAGGCACATGTTTGATGAAGAGTGCTTGTTTCCATAAGGAAACTGTTCCGAGTTTCCTGCTCCTGAGGGGTATGTTGAGTGTTGCAGTGCAGGGAGGGTTGGGGGTTTTGCAATGTGTGACATTGCAGCCCAGTGTTGCTTTGTAATCTGTTTTCTTGTGGTTCGctatctttctttctctcttcccctccgTTCCTTTCATTCCACATCACCTGATCCTCCCTCAACAGCCACAGCTGGGGAACCTGTTGCAGGTAAACCGGACCTTGGGCCGCAATGTGCCTCTTGCCTCCCAGCTCATCCTGATGCCCAACGGGGCTGTGGCCGCTGTCCAGCAGGAGGTACCACCCACTCAGTCTCCTGGGGTCCATGCAGACACAGACCAGGTCAGTGGCACCCCTTCCCAGagccctccccttcccctgctcgCTCTCACCCCGCACTCTGGTCTTTGTCTCCAGCCGTCCCTGTATAGCAGATTAGCTCTTATTTTATCCCCAACTGTGTCCGTGTGTAGGCAGGAGATTCTGTTCTCTCttgccacttttttttcatgtttgctttttacCTCCGGAGATGGGATTCATTTCTGCTTAAAACTTCTGGGGTGAGCCACAGGCTGGATCAATCACATCTTCACAGTTTCTCAATTGTCCTTGTGTAAAAAGAATTGTTGGGTTCTGTGTCCAATTTTCAGTCACTCTGCAATGAAGAGTCTTTGCCAGCAGTAGTATTCCTTCACCCAGTTGGTTTGTTGTAAAGATGCCATAGACTGAACAGGCCACAAGGTCTTAGCTCCTGCATTCATCTACAAGTAATTCTCCGGGTCAGGGAGCTGCCATGgcttcttgttttccttgtccTATCCCAGTCATTCTTGGGATTTCCAGCTACTTCATATTTTTGTCTGGAGCACTTTCTTTGTAGGAAAGTCAGCCTTGATCAAAGTTGAAGATAACACTGGATTTGGAGGAGGAGTAAATACAGAGGATGGCAGCACCAAGGTGCAGAGGAACTGGTGAAATCAGAAGGGGCTGCAGGCCACAAGTAGATCTGTGGGCCTGCTGAGTGGAAAGCCCTGCACAGGGGGAGGAGACAGGTGGcataaaaattgaaaaggagTGACTGATCTTTAAAGGGGCATCTCAGTGCTTTTAGAGCCATGCTGGACTGCTGTGCAAAGGCATGGCAGGCAGGTCTGAAGGCTGTCCCATGCCTCAGAGAATGGTGGTGTCCTCATATGCTGTCCAGAAAGTGCCACGAGATTTTTAACTTCCATCAGAGGTGGGGTAGGAAGGAGTTCAGGCGGTGTTTCCTGGGGAGGGCTGCACCTGAGCGTTGCCCTGCAGTGTTAGCCAGCTCCCCACATGAGACTTGAAGCATCTGCTTAGCCTGCGTCCCGGTAAAGCATGTTGCTGATGAGTTCTCTGCCAAAATTCCAGCAAGTAGCATACATGAAGCAAAGGGATTCTGTTTTGCGTATGTGTTTCTAGGTGCAGAACCTGGCTGTGAGGAGCCAGCAGACCTCAGCCGCTAACGCCCAGCTCCAAGGCTCTGCTcagaaggcagctctgccaggaagCTCCCAGGCTTCGGGCTTACCGCAGGCCACCAGCACGGGCCAGTCCTTGGCGGTGGCTCAGGCCTCCTCCGCCAGCGCAGGCCAGTCCCTCAACTTGAGCcagggggcagcaggcagcaatgGTGTCACCGGGGGTGTGGTGGCAAGCGGTGGGAGCCAGACCTCAGCCGCGTTGAGCCAGACCTCCTCggcaggtgctgctggcagttGCCAAAGGAAAGGCACGGGGGTGGTTCAGCCGTTACCGGTAGCAGCTGCTCAGGCTGTGACCATCAGCCAGGGAAGCCAGACGGAGACAGAGAATGCAGCCACAAAGAAGGGTGAAACGGACAGCGGTGGGCAGCAAACAGTGGGCATGAACCTGACCAGGACCGCTacaccagcacccagccagaCATTGATCAGCTCAGGTGAGTGCAGACCTGTTCCTTCTCTTTGAGCCCACTGGGCTTTTGCAAGAGTGCCATTTGGTGAGAGGTCTTCCAACAGGCCTCCTGGCCTCGGGGCTCCTGGGGGCTTGTCTGTAGGGATTATCTCTCTGTTGGCAACAGAAGCTGATTTAGTCCCTCGTGTCCTTTGCCAGTAAGCTGGCAGTCACTTTGGAGCTTAACGACTCAAACCAGTGCAGTGACTGCCAGCCTTCTTTTTGTTGTTCGCAGCTGCACTGTTGCTAACTTTTGtgctctcctttttttccccgcTGTGTTTGTATAGCCACATATACACAGATCCAGCCGCACTCGCtgatccagcagcagcagcagatccaCCTGCAGAAGCAGGTGGTGATCCAGCAGCAGATCGCCATTCATCACCAGCAGCAATTCCAGCATCGCCAGTCCCAGCTCCTCCACACAGCCACCCATCTTCAGCTGGCCCAACAGCAGCAAGCGCCATCTCTGacccaacagcagcaacaagctcaacctccacagcagcagggtccacctcaaaaccagcagcaggcTCAGACCCTTGTGGTGCAACCCATGTTGCAGTCCCAGCCACAACctgtgcagctccagcaggacAGTCCTTGCCAGCCAGTCACCAAGTCACCTGTTCCAATTCAGTCGAAATCTCTGGTCACCCCCATCAAACCACCTCAGCTTGGGCCTGCCAAAATGTCAGCAACGCAGCAGCCCCCACCACACATCCCGGTGCAGGTGGTGGGTACTCGGCAGCAGGGCTCAGGCCAAGCCCAAGCACTGGGTTTGGCTCAGATTGCTGCAGCAGTGCCGACATCTCGGGGAATGCCAGCCGTGGTCCAGCCTGTTTCCCAAGCCCATGCTGCTTCCCCGTCATCATCTTCAGCTCCGGCATCCTCGCAGGAAGCTCATCCTCTCACCACAGGGGTGAATTTGGCACAAGTTCAAGGCACAGCCCACATGGTGAAGAGCCCAGTCTCCTCTCCAGTTGTGGCTCAGATGCCAGCAGCACTCTACATGCAGTCTGTCCAGTTGCCAGTAAGTGATACCATTGAGAAGGAGAATAGCATATGGATTCTCTTTGTTCATTCCTAGGACACCAGTCACAGTCCAGGCCCAGGTCAGTGGGATGGGATGGGTAAGGGGTTTGGGTAGAGGGATGTGGAGacctttttcctctctaaaaCACTTAATTCCAATCCAACCCTTGGGGTTACCGACTACAAGCATTTCTCTTCCACATTATCATTCAAATGTTTGCATGCAATAAATAGGTGAGACTCAGACCCTGCCCCAGATGGGGTAGGTGTCCACATCATATACTAAATACTGCATTTAAcaatgtggtgggttgaccgTAGCCACTTCCAGGTgaccaccaagctgctctatttCTCCCCCTTCataacaggacaaggggagaaaaatacactgaagaGCTTATGGATAGacataaggacagggagatagATCACTTCCCATTTACCATCACgggcaaaacaaaattaaattaggGAAACTGATTTATTGTCAATCACAGTAGGATAATAAGAAATAGGAACAAATCTAAAAATCACCTCCCTTGCTTCTTCAtgggctcagcttcactcctgaCTCTTCTACTCCTTCTCCCTGAGAGGGAGAGTGTTGCAGGACGATGGGGAATTGGGGTTGTGGTCAGTTGataacatttcctttctgcCGCTCCTTCTCCTCACGCTTTTTCCTTGCTGTAGCGTGGCATCCCTCCCACGGAAATAGTCATTCACAAACTTCTTCAATATttgtccttcccatgggctgcagttcttcacatactgctccagcatgggtcccttgCGTGGGTGgagtccttcaggaacagattgctccagcgtgggtccccaCAGGGTCACTaatcctgccagcaaacctgccccaacCTTGGGCTCCTCTTTCCACAGGGTCTGCCAGGAGCCTGATCCAGTGTGGGCTTCCTAcaaggtcacagcctcctttggaTATCCACCTgttctggtgtggggtcctccaggggctgcaggtggggatctgctccattGCTAaccaccatgggctgcaggggcacggCCTGCCGCACtgtgggcttcaccacgggctgctgggaacctctgctccggcacctggagcacctccgacccctccttctgcactggcctgggtgtctgcagggctgttgctctcacatgttctcacttctctctcccagctgctgttgcacagtattttttaccctttcttatATGTTATCTTAGAGGTGCTGCCACTGTTGCTGATGAGCTCAGCTTTGGCTAGCGGCAAGTCTATCTTGGACCTGGCTGGAACTGGCTCTGTTGGATGtggggggaagcttctggcGTCTTCTCACAGAATTTAttcctgcagccccctgctaccaaagccttgccacacaaacccaacacAAACAATAACCGGCCTCTTTGCTGTCTCTCTCAGGAGACGAGGGCTGACTGGGCCATGAAGACTGACCTCCCCTCTCCTCACTAGGTGTGGATACCTCTGGGTCAGAGACCCCTTGGTATGTGGTACCAGCCACTGGCTCTAGGCCTCAGAGGGTCCCCTAGCAACAGGCTATGCAGGGGGAAACAAAGATGGCTCACTTTCCACAGGCCTCACCCATGCTGTTGTGAATTGTTCAGCTAGGGCTTGTCTAACTCCCTGGGACAACAGTACTTTGCCAGCTCAGGTATCCTCAGACAGTTGCTGAGACTCTTTCTAAACTGGCCGCTTCTTCAGGAAGGTGTCACAGGATTTGTCTGTGACTTTTAGGCTGGGGGACACACAAGTCTTCTCTCATCCAACATGTGTCCCCTACTCTTTTGACTCTCCTTCATTGAAACTGATCTGATTTAGCCAAAAGCTTGTTTGGAAAAGCTTGCTGGGTGACTGCcattccatttctttcttcttggaaTAACCCTTTGAGGTTTATACGGTGTCTTGGTATTATGTCAATGTGTCAACATGAATTGGGACACCAGATCCTAGTCATAGTTGTATTGTAGAAGTCAAGTTTTGCTCCCTGCAAGGCAAAAATGTTCCTCAGTAGAGGTAAGTACTGTGAGGGAGCTAAAGATAACCCCAGGAAAAGGAACCAGGCTGGAAAAGAAGTATGATGGAGCAGGATGCATCTTCCTTTTGCCTTCGTTCTGTCTTGTTCTTTGCTTTGGAGCTTCTCTCTCTGCttatatgtttttctttattcacaCAGAGCAAATCTCAGGCCTTAGCAGTAAAACGCAAGGCAGAgtcagaggaggagaaggaggagttGCCCGGTGTCACTGCACTCCTGCCTGCCAGGTCCTCTCCTGTGACAGACAGCCCCAAAAACATGGAGGAGAAGAGCAGCCTTGGAGGTGAGGTACAAAGGAGAACTCTGCTTTTGTGTGCTAATGATCTGATCCTGTATTCCATTTGAAGTAGACGAGCAAAGATAACTGACTCTTGTGCTGTTAACTTTTCAGATAAATCTGATCCTGCTGCCATTGCAACCCCAAATACCACCTCAAGTGAAGGAGCATCAGTCACCCCCacctctgctcccaccccaaACCTGGCAATGGTGTCACGTCAGGTGGGAGACTCCAAACCCCCACAAGCCATCGTCAAGCCCCAGATCCTCACGCACATCATTGAAGGCTTTGTCATCCAGGAAGGAGCAGAGCCCTTTCCGGTAGGGATTCGCTGCTGTGGGAGAAGGAGGTGTAGCACTCTCTTGGGGAAGATAGTGGACTTCCATCTTTGAACAGGAGTTTCTTTCCCCATATTCCAACTCTGCATGTTTAGCCTGAGACAGAGACAgtgaagaggaagggaaaggaggggggtGTCATGCATGAAGCAAGGCATTAAGTGGTGGCATTAAAGAGAATGGGTTGGAAGGAATAAAACAAGTGTGATGGGAACTGTTTTCTCCAGTAGTCCCCAGAGCAATAATTTATGCAGGAATTGTAAGAAGGTTCCTCACTCTGACTTTTAGCAAGGGCAAGATGCATTTTGAACAGATAGCAAGTGAAGTTAAAGCAAATAAGGGGAAATGCAGTTAACACGGAATTGCAGGATATTCAAGGCAGATAGTACTTTGTGATTTTTGAATGAACCACCAGGTCTGTGAGTCAGGAAGGAGTAATAACTTCATTCAGCATCTCTTCTCCCGTAGTAAGCAGAGGGATTCTTCTGAGTTGTAATAAGGTGTAAGTTGCGTATACCTTGCAGAGTGCAGTGGACACAGAGAATCCTTTACTGATGGGCCcagttctttctcttcctgtccAGGTGGGTTGTTCTCAGCTGCTGAAAGAATCTGAGAAACCgctgcagggagaggctgcTTCAGGCCAGAGTGAAAACCTGTCCAGCAATTCCCCGGGAGAGGACAGTGCTTCTATGGGTGAGTTTCGGCAGGAGGAGGCCTAGCTAGTGTTACTGGaagtttctgttctttgatACTGTGTTACTAACTTTATACATTATAGACTTGTATCTCTTCCTGCTAACTCCTTAAGAGACTCAGGCAATGGACCTAGGATTTTAAGGGCCAGAAGACAAtactttgttgttgttcataTGATCTAACATACCCTGTGTCAGTAGTAAGCAGAAGAATCTGAACTGTACTTGTCTCTAATGACTCTGAAGGCTGTGAAGGATGTGTGTACACAACAGAGTGCGCAGTGATGGTGGAGATTTCCCCCACAACCTTGTAGGATATAAGGGATATGCTATTTTTCGCTTGTTCAGCAAAACAGTACTGACAAGGAGAAATAAGTTGCTCTGTTCAGTATCCTAGCGTCCTAACTAGTGGAGCTTCTGCCTCTTTCCCCAGCTTCTTCCCCAAGCTAACTGCTTAGCAGATTCAGTAGAGAGTAGAGCTTGGAATCTGTGTGCTCAGAACAATAGTGGAATGGGGAATCATTGTGTGGGATCTGCTTCAGTTCAGATCGTCAGCTGGTGTGTGTCTCTGTATCTCACTAGAGCTTGACAAGAAGGCAAACTTGCTGAAGTGTGAATACTGTGGGAAGTATGCCCCAGCAACCCAGTTTCGTGGCTCCAAGAGGTTTTGTTCCATGACCTGTGCTAAAAGGTAAAAGAATTTCTGTCTATGCATTCTCTAGAATTGGGCATGTGCCCCTTCTCTGGGTAGTGTATGACACTTCAGTACATCTGATCTTCCCTCCATGGGATGCACTGGCCACAGACATCCTCTAGGACtcattgtgtgtgtgtgtgacaaaGACACATATGACTTGTGGATGCTTCTAGGTCTGGAGAGGTTGATGTGGTGTTGAGTATAAACAGGGTTTCTGACTTGCTAGAAAATAAAGTGGGAAGGGGGAAGTTCTGGGTCTCCAAAGAACCTCTCTTCAGTCAAATGTACATTTGACTGACTAAGAGAATGCATACTGGCAGCTGTCTGCTGCATGCTGCATCTGTACTAGATGAAGACACAAGGGAGCACTGGGAAGAAATCTGGGGAGAAGTTAGACTAGTCATTGCTGCCTCCTATTGATAGCAGAGTGCTTGTTATGGGTCTTTTTTCCCTTAGGGGAATGACTTAATTGACCCTTCAGATGTTAGATCAAGACTCTGGTGTCCAAATAGTGCTTGTGTCAGAAGTCTGGACTGGTTCCTTCCAAGGGGAAGTCTTAGAAGGAGGAGGAACGGAACTTGATGGTAAAGAGGAGTTTTATCCCAATCTAGAGCAAGGAGAAGCAGTAGGTTTAGGTAGTTGCTGTTTCCtaactgctgctctgcttctaCTTATTTGAGGTACAATGTTAGCTGCAGCCATCAGTTTCggctgcagagaaagaagatgAAGGAATTCCAGGAAGCTAACTATGTTCGTGTGCGCCGACGGGGACCACGGCGCAGCAGCTCTGAAATTGCTCGAACAAAGATCCAGGGCAAGCGCCACAGGGTAAGGACACAGCGCGCTCTGCCTCCGGCAAGGCAGGTCTCAGTGTGAAAGTTGTCACTGCTGGATGTACCACTTCCTCACAGTGGATGTAGTCATACAGGATGGGACAAGTACACACTGACTGACAGTTTGTGCACAAGGCACAGTGAGCTGTTCTGTTTTATCAACTGCAGAAAGTGGATTCATATT includes:
- the PHC1 gene encoding polyhomeotic-like protein 1; amino-acid sequence: METESEQNSSSTSGSSSSGGSTRPQISQMSLYERQAVQALQALQRQPNAAQYFHQFMLQQQLNSAQLHSLAAVQQATIAASRQASSPNTSTPQQTTTTQASINLATTSAAQLISRSQSVSSPSATTLTQSVLLGNTTSPPLNQSQAQMYLRPQLGNLLQVNRTLGRNVPLASQLILMPNGAVAAVQQEVPPTQSPGVHADTDQVQNLAVRSQQTSAANAQLQGSAQKAALPGSSQASGLPQATSTGQSLAVAQASSASAGQSLNLSQGAAGSNGVTGGVVASGGSQTSAALSQTSSAGAAGSCQRKGTGVVQPLPVAAAQAVTISQGSQTETENAATKKGETDSGGQQTVGMNLTRTATPAPSQTLISSATYTQIQPHSLIQQQQQIHLQKQVVIQQQIAIHHQQQFQHRQSQLLHTATHLQLAQQQQAPSLTQQQQQAQPPQQQGPPQNQQQAQTLVVQPMLQSQPQPVQLQQDSPCQPVTKSPVPIQSKSLVTPIKPPQLGPAKMSATQQPPPHIPVQVVGTRQQGSGQAQALGLAQIAAAVPTSRGMPAVVQPVSQAHAASPSSSSAPASSQEAHPLTTGVNLAQVQGTAHMVKSPVSSPVVAQMPAALYMQSVQLPSKSQALAVKRKAESEEEKEELPGVTALLPARSSPVTDSPKNMEEKSSLGDKSDPAAIATPNTTSSEGASVTPTSAPTPNLAMVSRQVGDSKPPQAIVKPQILTHIIEGFVIQEGAEPFPVGCSQLLKESEKPLQGEAASGQSENLSSNSPGEDSASMELDKKANLLKCEYCGKYAPATQFRGSKRFCSMTCAKRYNVSCSHQFRLQRKKMKEFQEANYVRVRRRGPRRSSSEIARTKIQGKRHRGQEDSSRGSDNSSYDEALSPTSPGPLSVRASHGERDLANSSMAPPTPDLHGINPVFLSSNPSRWSVEEVYEFISSLQGCQEIAEEFRSQEIDGQALLLLKEEHLMSAMNIKLGPALKICAKINVLKET